The Haloplanus sp. GDY1 genomic sequence CCACCGACCGAGGGTCGCCTCGTCGTCCTCGGTGTAGACCGTGAGTTCCCCCTGCAGAACCAGACAGACCTGTTCGTTCTCGTGGTCGTGCATCGGCGAGGAGTGGCCCGGCGGCTTCTCGAACCACTCGAAGCTGAACCGGTCGCTTCCGGCCATCGACACCCGCCGCCACCCCTCGTCCGGTTCGTACGTCTCCGCGCCGTCGAATGGGACGTGTCGCATGGCGCTCCCGTCGGTGTGACCGAGCTAAAGCCTTGGGAAGCGAGGCCGTGACCATATAAACCGCGCCGCCCCGACGTGGAGGTATGGAACGCGGGACACGGGCGGTGGAACGGTGACGGTGCAGTTGCCGAGTCAGATCGTCGTCGATCGATTCCTGCCGACCGCGCGGTCGATGCTCGCGTCGGCGCTCTCGGAACGCGGCTTCGCGCAGCGCGACATCGCCGATCGACTCGGGGTGTCGCAGGCGGCCGTGAGCGGGTATCTCGCCGGGGAGCGCGGCGAGGAGGAGCGCTTCGCGGAGCACCCGCGGATGCAGGCGACGGTCGAGCGCATCGCAGACGGCTTCGAGTCGGGGCGGATGGACGACTACGAGGCGCTGGCGGAACTCCTGGAACTCGTCCGGGAGTTCGAGGACCGCGGGCCGATCTGTGCGGTCCACGAGGAGGAGATGCCGGCGCTGGAGGGCATGGGGTGTGACCTGTGCGTGCGCGGCCGCGACCGCGCGGTACAGGCCGAACGGGACGTCCTCTCGAACGTCCGGCGCGCGGTGCGGACCTTCGCCAACGCCCCGGCCGTCGCCGCCCACGTGCCGAACGTGGGGACGAACGTGGCGATGGCGCTCCCCGAGGCGACCGACGAGACGGACGTGGCCGCGGTTCCCGGTCGCATCCACGCGATGCGCGGCGGCATCAACGTCCCCTCGAACCCGGAGTTCGGCGCCTCCCAGCACGTCGCGACGACGCTCCTCGCGGCGGCCGCCGCCGATCCCTCGATCCGCGGCGCGGTCAATCTGGCGACGAGCGACGACCTGCTCGCGGCCGCGCCGGAGGACGCCGTCGCGTTCGACGCGGACTACGAGGACCGACGGGACCGACTGGAGGCGCGCTTCGCGGACGGCGTCCCCCGGGTCGTCTACCACGAGGGCGCGTTCGGCATCGAACCGATCACCTACGTCCTCGGTGAGACGGCGGTCGAGGCCGTCGAGACGGCCACCGACCTGATCGCCCGGGCGAACCGGGAGGCATGAACCGTACGTCGCGATAGGAACTGCGGACCCGTGGTTGCGAACGACGGCGGTGACGGTGGATCCGGGCCGTCGGCCGGCAGTATGCCTGGCTTCGTGGTCCTTGGCCACGAGGACTTCGCCACCCTCGGACGAACACGGCGCGGACGCCTTCCAGAAGTTCCGCGCGGAGAACGGCCGGAAGTTCAAATTTAGCACGTTCCCGAAGGGCAGCGTCGCGTTCGTCCTGCTCCAGTACTGGCTGCGCGAGGAGCTTGGCGTCTCGCCGGATCTCGTGGAGATCGAGCCGATGGCCGGGCAGCCCCGTCAAGCGGTCGCTACTCTCCGGGAACGTCGACGGCACCGTCATCATGGAGCCGATTCCGACCGCCCTCGAAGCGAAGGGTGCCTCCCTTCGAGCGGCTCACGTGGGCGGGGTCGTTCATGTCCGGCTAGCCCGGCGGCATCACGTTCGTGCACGAGCGGCTCTGGAGCGACACTCCGGACCTCGCAAAGTCCGTCGTCGAACAGCACACCCGCGCCACCGAGACGGTTCGGCAGCAGCCGAAGGTCGCCGCGAAGGCCGTGAGCGAGGCCAAAGGCGACAAGCTTCCGACGACCTCCGAATTCGTTTCAGCAACACTCCGCAATTTCGAGGGGACTCAGTCTCCCTTAGAGTGCCGGCGTCCCACTATCGTGGACGGTACGTTCGGAATCGCCGTGCTGTCGCAGCTGGGGATGATAATATTTAATATTTCATTCGGCCTCCATTGTTATATGAGCGTGGTCAGCGTCTCGATGCCGGAGGAGTTGCTCGATCGAATCGACCAGTTCGCGGACGATCACGGCTATACTGGTCGCAGTGAAGTGATTCGTGAGGCGAGTCGCAACCTCCTCGGTGAGTTCGAGGATAAGAAACTCGAAGATCGGGACTTGATGGGCGTCGTCACCGTGGTTTTCGACTACGAGACGACGAGCGTCGAGGAGAAGATGATGCACCTCCGTCACGAACACGAGGACATCGTCGCTTCGAACTTCCACAGTCACGTCGGCGGCCATCATTGCATGGAACTGTTCGTTCTCGAAGGGTCGCTCGAGGAGATCTCGACGTTCGTCGGGAAGATCCGAGCCACGAAGGACACGCTCACGATCGACTACTCCGTGCTGCCCGTCGACGACTTCGGCCCGCTGGCCGATATGAACTGATACTGTTCTGCCCCTCTCGCCGGTTAGCAGCACCGGTGGTTCGACTCGCGCGCCGAAGACTCCGGGGCGATCTACGTCGCGGACGAACACGGCTCCGCCGGAGTACGACGACGTCCTGGGATTCATCGGAACCGTTCGAGGAACAGACGAGTCCGTTTCAGTCGAATACACGGTCGTACCCGTCGACGTCATGACCGCACGGATAAGCGAGCGATGGTGGAAACAACTTGCGTCGACGGAAGTCGACTCCCTTCTCTACCAAGACGCACATCCATCCTAT encodes the following:
- the nikR gene encoding nickel-responsive transcriptional regulator NikR is translated as MSVVSVSMPEELLDRIDQFADDHGYTGRSEVIREASRNLLGEFEDKKLEDRDLMGVVTVVFDYETTSVEEKMMHLRHEHEDIVASNFHSHVGGHHCMELFVLEGSLEEISTFVGKIRATKDTLTIDYSVLPVDDFGPLADMN
- a CDS encoding cupin domain-containing protein, coding for MRHVPFDGAETYEPDEGWRRVSMAGSDRFSFEWFEKPPGHSSPMHDHENEQVCLVLQGELTVYTEDDEATLGRWDSVHLEPWEAHRVENTGEETAVGLDAFAPGRSFDFWTDRE
- a CDS encoding thiamine-phosphate synthase family protein — its product is MTVQLPSQIVVDRFLPTARSMLASALSERGFAQRDIADRLGVSQAAVSGYLAGERGEEERFAEHPRMQATVERIADGFESGRMDDYEALAELLELVREFEDRGPICAVHEEEMPALEGMGCDLCVRGRDRAVQAERDVLSNVRRAVRTFANAPAVAAHVPNVGTNVAMALPEATDETDVAAVPGRIHAMRGGINVPSNPEFGASQHVATTLLAAAAADPSIRGAVNLATSDDLLAAAPEDAVAFDADYEDRRDRLEARFADGVPRVVYHEGAFGIEPITYVLGETAVEAVETATDLIARANREA